In the genome of Penaeus vannamei isolate JL-2024 chromosome 26, ASM4276789v1, whole genome shotgun sequence, one region contains:
- the LOC113814813 gene encoding uncharacterized protein isoform X2, with protein MCRSLMVISVALMATASVAMAGGGYASRRGGGGGGGGHIGGGGGHIGGGFSGGSGGIGGGFSGGSGGIGGGAGAVAGGFGANGGAGFNGGHGFGGNGGAVVSGGSGFGVSGVGGGVGGGAGGGFGGVSGVGGVGGGAGGFGGLNGGAGSYSGGNGGLGGGNVGFGGGNGGFGVGSGGFGGGNGGLVTGNGGFSGGNGGFGGGNGGIVGSSGSFGGVGGGNGRRSYGGK; from the exons TGATAAGCGTAGCCTTGATGGCGACAGCGTCCGTGGCTATGGCTGGTGGAGGATACGCAAGTCGccgtggtggag gtggaggtggaggaggccacATCGGTGGTGGAGGAGGCCACATCGGAGGAGGATTCAGCGGCGGAAGTGGAGGAATCGGAGGAGGATTCAGCGGCGGAAGTGGAGGAATCGGAGGCGGAGCTGGTGCCGTCGCTGGCGGATTCGGGGCAAATGGAGGCGCTGGATTCAACGGCGGCCACGGATTTGGTGGGAATGGAGGCGCTGTGGTTAGCGGCGGAAGCGGATTTGGAGTCAGTGGTGTGGGAGGAGGTGTcggaggtggagctggaggaggatttggaggagTCAGTGGTGTGGGAGGAGTcggaggtggagctggaggatTCGGAGGATTAAATGGTGGTGCTGGTAGTTACAGTGGAGGTAATGGAGGTTTAGGCGGTGGAAATGTCGGTTTTGGTGGTGGAAATGGCGGTTTTGGCGTTGGAAGTGGAGGTTTTGGAGGTGGAAATGGTGGATTAGTCACAGGGAATGGAGGTTTTAGCGGTGGCAACGGCGGATTTGGCGGTGGCAACGGTGGAATTGTTGGAAGCAGTGGCAGTTTTGGCGGTGTTGGCGGAGGTAATGGCCGTCGAAGCTATGGAGGGAAGTAA
- the LOC113814813 gene encoding uncharacterized protein isoform X1 yields MPRNLMVISVALMATASVAMAGGGYASRRGGGGGGGGHIGGGGGHIGGGFSGGSGGIGGGFSGGSGGIGGGAGAVAGGFGANGGAGFNGGHGFGGNGGAVVSGGSGFGVSGVGGGVGGGAGGGFGGVSGVGGVGGGAGGFGGLNGGAGSYSGGNGGLGGGNVGFGGGNGGFGVGSGGFGGGNGGLVTGNGGFSGGNGGFGGGNGGIVGSSGSFGGVGGGNGRRSYGGK; encoded by the exons TGATAAGCGTAGCCTTGATGGCGACAGCGTCCGTGGCTATGGCTGGTGGAGGATACGCAAGTCGccgtggtggag gtggaggtggaggaggccacATCGGTGGTGGAGGAGGCCACATCGGAGGAGGATTCAGCGGCGGAAGTGGAGGAATCGGAGGAGGATTCAGCGGCGGAAGTGGAGGAATCGGAGGCGGAGCTGGTGCCGTCGCTGGCGGATTCGGGGCAAATGGAGGCGCTGGATTCAACGGCGGCCACGGATTTGGTGGGAATGGAGGCGCTGTGGTTAGCGGCGGAAGCGGATTTGGAGTCAGTGGTGTGGGAGGAGGTGTcggaggtggagctggaggaggatttggaggagTCAGTGGTGTGGGAGGAGTcggaggtggagctggaggatTCGGAGGATTAAATGGTGGTGCTGGTAGTTACAGTGGAGGTAATGGAGGTTTAGGCGGTGGAAATGTCGGTTTTGGTGGTGGAAATGGCGGTTTTGGCGTTGGAAGTGGAGGTTTTGGAGGTGGAAATGGTGGATTAGTCACAGGGAATGGAGGTTTTAGCGGTGGCAACGGCGGATTTGGCGGTGGCAACGGTGGAATTGTTGGAAGCAGTGGCAGTTTTGGCGGTGTTGGCGGAGGTAATGGCCGTCGAAGCTATGGAGGGAAGTAA
- the LOC113814813 gene encoding uncharacterized protein isoform X3, protein MPRNLMVISVALMATASVAMAGGGYASRRGGGGGGHIGGGGGHIGGGFSGGSGGIGGGFSGGSGGIGGGAGAVAGGFGANGGAGFNGGHGFGGNGGAVVSGGSGFGVSGVGGGVGGGAGGGFGGVSGVGGVGGGAGGFGGLNGGAGSYSGGNGGLGGGNVGFGGGNGGFGVGSGGFGGGNGGLVTGNGGFSGGNGGFGGGNGGIVGSSGSFGGVGGGNGRRSYGGK, encoded by the exons TGATAAGCGTAGCCTTGATGGCGACAGCGTCCGTGGCTATGGCTGGTGGAGGATACGCAAGTCGccgtggtggag gtggaggaggccacATCGGTGGTGGAGGAGGCCACATCGGAGGAGGATTCAGCGGCGGAAGTGGAGGAATCGGAGGAGGATTCAGCGGCGGAAGTGGAGGAATCGGAGGCGGAGCTGGTGCCGTCGCTGGCGGATTCGGGGCAAATGGAGGCGCTGGATTCAACGGCGGCCACGGATTTGGTGGGAATGGAGGCGCTGTGGTTAGCGGCGGAAGCGGATTTGGAGTCAGTGGTGTGGGAGGAGGTGTcggaggtggagctggaggaggatttggaggagTCAGTGGTGTGGGAGGAGTcggaggtggagctggaggatTCGGAGGATTAAATGGTGGTGCTGGTAGTTACAGTGGAGGTAATGGAGGTTTAGGCGGTGGAAATGTCGGTTTTGGTGGTGGAAATGGCGGTTTTGGCGTTGGAAGTGGAGGTTTTGGAGGTGGAAATGGTGGATTAGTCACAGGGAATGGAGGTTTTAGCGGTGGCAACGGCGGATTTGGCGGTGGCAACGGTGGAATTGTTGGAAGCAGTGGCAGTTTTGGCGGTGTTGGCGGAGGTAATGGCCGTCGAAGCTATGGAGGGAAGTAA